GCATTGGATCGGATTTTGGGTACCCACTTTGACCGTGACTTCTCCAATGTTATGGCCGAAAGACTTAAATCACACGGAATCAAGCTCGCTTTGGGCGAAAAAGTGCAACGCTTTGAAGGTGAAGGCCGAGTACAGCGCGTTGTGACGGATAAGGGTGTCTATGATACTGATCTTGTAATGATGTGTATCGGATTCCGTCCCAATAATGAATTGGCGAAAGGTCATTTGGACTTGTTCGTCAACGGAGCGATTAAGGTTAATAAGAGACAAGAGACCTCCATGCCCGACGTTTATGCAATCGGCGATTGCGCAACCGTATTCGACAATTCCATTAATGATACGAACTATATAGCTTTGGCAACTAATGCCGTTCGTTCAGGCTTGGTAGCTGCCTTAAATGTTGGCGGCGTGGCCATTGAATCAACCGGTGTCCAAGGTTCGTCAGGCCTGTGCTTGTATGGCTTGAAGATGGTATGCACCGGCCAAACTGTTGAGACGGCAGCCAAACATGGTATTGAAGCAAAAATGACCGAATTCGAAGCTCAGCAGAAACCTGCCTTTATGGATGAAGTCGGGCCTAATCCGAACGTTAAGATTCGCATTGTTTACCGTGCGGACAATCGTCAGGTCATCGGTGCTCAACTTATGTCCGAATACGATATGTCAGCCACCATACACATGTTCTCCTTGGCTATTCAAGAACATGTAACGATTGATCGTATCGCACTTTTGGATATCTTCTTCATGCCTCACTTCAATATGCCGTATAACTACATCACCATGGCGGCTTTGTCAGCAAAATAATTCAGATTAGCTGATTAAATAGTTCAAACGTGTCAGGCGGCACTGCAATAGGAAAGCGACGCGGACGGGTACATCCTGTCGGCGCCGCTTTTTATTTGGCGTAAATTCAACATTTAAAATTCAACACTTAAAATTCACCCATTAAAATTCAACCCTTTAAGATAGGAAGTAGAGTTATTTAAAATAATTTGTAGTATAATTAGAGTAATATAACTTATTCGCATCTCAACCTAAATTTGCATTTAAAACCGTGTCTGAATACACATACATCTATTGGCCATGCTTCAAGCTTATCAAGTAGGGTTAAACGTGATAAAAATAAGCAATTTGCACAAATCATATGGTCGGCAATCTGCTAAGATTGAGGTGCTTAAAGGCATTGATCTGGCAGTCCCGGATGGGAAAATTCTCTGCGTCCTAGGTCCATCCGGTTCGGGAAAATCAACTCTGCTAAATATTTTGGGCGGCATTGAAACGATTGATGCAGGTGAAGTTGAGATGGACAATACTAAATTAAACAAACTTAGCAAACGAGAGTTGGAACTTTATCGGCGACATAGCCTAGGCTTTATTTTTCAGTTTTACAATTTAATCAGTAACCTGAATGTTATGGAAAATATCGAAGTAGGCAAATTTTTGGCTCGGGAGCCACTGGAAACAAACACTTTGTTGGAGGAGCTTGGCTTAACCGAACACAAGTACAAATATCCCAATCAAATTTCTGGCGGTCAAGCACAGCGCACTTCTATCGGTCGGGCAATCATCAAACGCCCTAAACTGCTGATTTGCGATGAGCCAACGGGGGCTTTGGACTACGCCAGTGCCAAAGACGTTTTGATGTTGATCGAAAAATTAAATTGTATTTATGGAACGACTGTGGTCATTGCGACGCACAACGTACAGATTGCAAAAATGTGTGATCTAGTTTTGAGTTTGCACAGTGGCGAAGTCAAAGAATTTTGGGAAAATAACGCAAAAATTAAGGCAAAGGATGTGACGTGGTAATGTTTAATCCGATTAATAAGCGTATTTATCGTCAGGTAAAACTTTATCCGGGCAAAGTCCTGATGGTATTTATGGCAATAGTTTTCCTAGTCGTTTTTGCGTCCTCATTTTTCACGGCCCAAGATTCGGCCAAACATCTGTATTACCGACAGCTGAGTGACGGCAAGGTGGAAGACGGAGAATTTACTGTTTTAGATAAACTTACGGATGTCGCACGTGAGCGGCTGCGGTCCGAAAATATTACACTGTATGAGAATTTTTATCGTGAAGTAAATTTGCCGGACAATAAGTGTTTGCGTGTTTTTATAAATCGCCAAGGTATTAATGAAGCACAAATACTGAACGGTCGATTGGCGGAGGCGGCTGACGAAATTGCTGTTGACGGGAACTATGCTCGCGCCAATGGCCTGGTTTTGGGCGATGAAATCAAAACTGAAGGTGGAGTGTTTAAGCTGGTAGGGACAGTTTCAATACCTGATTATTCATCGGTGTTGAAAAGGCGTGCTGATTTGGTCATGGATACCGGTTATTTTGGGCTGGGCTTTGTTAGTCGGGATGGCTGGGCCGCTTTGAAGGGTGGGTTGTTGAAATATGTTTACGCTTATCATACTGCAATTAAGTTGGATAAGTACGCTGCCGCGGACAAACTGAAATCCGTTGTCCAGGAAGTGAGCAAGGACAATTTGGTATTGGATGCCGTAACACGTTATGACAATAAATGTATTACATATTTGATGGATGATATGGATGGTGATGTCCCTACGATTATGTTGACCATCATAATCCTTTTTGTGGCAATTGCTTTCATCAGTGCGGTTCAAATCAAGAGCTTAGTTGAAGAGGAGGCTCCGGTCATCGGAACATTATTGGCTATGGGCTACACTCGACGTGAATTGACGCTTAATTACATGGCTATGCCGGTGGGGGTAGCAGTGGCGGCGGCTGTTATCGGTAACCTGCTGGCCTATGGTTATCTATATCATGTTTATGTAGACCTATACTACCAAAGCTTTAATTTGCCAAATTTTGAAGCGCGACTTACCGCTCGATCCTTTCTGCTGACAACTTTAATACCTACGGTTATCTACTTGGTGATCAACTTCGCTGTCATTTGGCACAGCCTTCGTTTCTCTCCATTGGCATTTTTGCGCCGCAATTTACACAAATATTCATACAAGTCGTGGTTTAGCCTCCGGCACCGGGCATTTTTGAGCAAGGTAAGATTGCGCATGTTGTTTGATAATAAACTGAACCTTGCGGCTTTGCTGATCGGTATATTTATTGCCGATTTGCTCCTGATGTATGGCTTGGCTGCTCGTCCAGGCTTCGATTTTTACACAAAAAGCATGCAAGAGGATATGAAATATAACTATGCAACTTTAGTGAGGCAGCCGGAGTTGCATGTTGAGGCAGAACAGGCCACTTGGGTCACTGCAGAAATGACGAAGTTTGAGAATCGCAAAATTTCTTTATACGGGGTCGGGGAAAACAGCCGTTACGCGCTCGAAGGTTACAAGGATTTAGCAATGAATGAAGCGATTGCGTCCGACGGACTGCTCAAAAGATTCCGACTTTCTCCCGGAGATAAATTATCTATTAGAGAACCGTACAATAATAAGATAGTTGTTTTAACGTTGAAACGGGCCGAACCGCATACAATTGCCTTGCAGCTGGTACTGCGTCAAGTAGATCTGAACCGGATTTTAGGCGTTCAACCGAATTATTTTAATACCTATTTTTCCGATAAAAAACTGTCTGTTGATCCTGAAAATTTGGTGACACAGATTGATCGCAATGAAATGGCAAAATTTATGGAACATTTTATGAATTCGTTCGGCATAGCTTTTGATATGATTAAGGTTATCGGCGTTGTCTTTTTTCTGATCATCACGTTAATTATTTCCGGGGTGATTATTGATAAAGCGCGGCAAAACCTGGCCTATCTTAAAATTTTTGGCTTTAGTAACGCGGAAATTGCCGGCATTTATATTTATCCGGTTCTGGTGTTGTTGATTATATACCAAATTTTATTGTTCCCGTTCCTGCGCATGGCGGTAAGAAAAATTATTTATTTCTCCATGATCAAACTTGATGCTTATATAGATGTTCCAATTCCTTTTAATGTGATTTTTACGGTAATTGGCTTGAGCGTCGGGGTGTTTTTTATGGTACAGCTTGTGCAAAACCTGCATTTGCGGCGGATAAATATGGTGGAGTCATTAAAAACGCTTAACGGCTGAGCTTAAAAGTGGGAAATACAAAACCCTGCTCCGACACGCGGCGGCAGGGTTTCGTAGAAATAAATATTGAAGGGCGTTGCTCAAAAAGTGAACACGCAAAGCAGAGTAATAGAAAGGAAATGGCAGCAATAACAGCAACTGCATCCCTAAATAAGATTACATTCCTAAATAGAATTTAGCGAATAGCGCAGCGCAGGCGGCTCCGACATAAGGCGCGATCCCCGGAATCAGTAATCCGTATTGCCAATCATTGTTGGTACGATTTTTGATCGGCACCAAGGAATAAGCTAAACGCGGTCCTAAGTCTCGTGCCGGATTCATAGCAAACCCGGTCGGACCGCCGAGGCCCATACCTATAGCCCAAACTAACAAACCGACGGCAATCGGTATGTAAACGGCTGCATTCTTTACGATGGCAAAAATGCTGCTTAAGAAAACAAAGGTGGCAAATGCTTCGACGAAAAAGTTACGCGGCAGATTGCGAATATTTGGATTGGTCGAAAAAATATTCCGAACCCGAATCGGATCTATATCGCCCGAAGCATCGAAATGATCTTTGTACATCACATAAACAATCAAAGCACCGAAGACGCCACCTGCCATTTCGGCAATGACATACGGTACAAAGTACGCCCAAGGAATGAGACCGAGAATCGCTTGCGCCAAGGCCATAGCCGGGTTTATACATACGTCACCGAAAATAATTAAGGCGATGGTTATGCCGAACCCCCACGTCGTAATGGCGAAAAGGTGACCGCTTCCTTGATACTTTGTTTTGTTCAGGACTTCATCACAATGGACACCTACGCCGAAAACAATCATCAAAGCAGTTCCTAAGAATTCCGCTATTAATTTTGAAAACATCTGCAGACTCCTTTATATACAAAATATTTAAAATAAATTATTTGAACCAAATTGTACAGGATAAAGCATTAAAATAAATCAATTATTTTACGCTTATTTTACGCTGCTATCACTCTCGTACTATTGCTCTACGATTACGCCGAGGCCGTCAGGAATAACGGCAACTTTGGCATCATCGCCCATGATCTTAAAGGCCTTATCCAAGGCTTCGGCAACATTCACCGCCGGCTCCATGTGCAGAGCAGTTACGAGCTTAGGATCAACTTTGTCGGAAACCAAAATAACGTGGTATTTGGAAAGAATACGGGCGAAAATTTGGCTTGTCCATTGGTCGGGAACGGTGTCCAGCCGTGGCGTATTGATGGCTTTTTCCAAAAACTCTTTGGCTTCTTTTACATCGGCAATATTGTGGTAGAAACCTTCACCACCGTGTCCGTCGCCGCAAGCCGCTACAGATATAATTACGCCGCCCTCGTGTACGGTGGCTTCAGCGGCAGTCATTCCTTTAACGGCCTGATAAATATTCTGATCCAAGGGTGCGCCGCCATTGGTGGTTACGGCGATATCGCAGGGGATACGCTTGACGCTAGCTAACTGACGCACAAAATTGCAGCCGGATTTATGAGCTTTATCCAAATCACCGGCAAAAGAACCGATGATTTCGTGCTTGCCGTTTAAAACAACATTGACGATAAAAACTAGATTAGCTTTTCGTGCGGCATATAGCATATCTTCGTGGATCAGATTGTGGTCGATTATACCGGTACGTGAATGGCAGTCATCGATAAATTCACCGCTGTGATTAGCCATTATTGTTTTATATGAAGCCACACCCGGGAGGACAGCTTTACGTCCACCGGAGAAACCGGCAAAGAAATGTGCTTCAATAAATCCTTCCGCGATGAGCAAATCGGCTTCGGCTGCAACCTTGTTGATGATACAGGCGCCACCGCTGGGTAAAGTACCTATTTTTACCATCGAGCTGTCATCTGTAGAAACGTGCATTACGATTTCCTCGTGATCAACAATTTCAATTCCATATTTGTTGATCAATTCTTCACGCGTGCTGGGGCGGTGAAAGCCGGTAGCGACTAATATTCTTATCCGAGCAGTCGGATTGCTCTTACGTATGTGGCGCAAAATAATCGGCATGATTATTTTTGACGGAACAGGCCTTGTGTGATCGGAACTTATAATAACGATATCCTTTTTGCCTTTGGCCAAAGTTTCCAAAGTTTCAGAGCCAATCGGATTATTTAAAGAATCTTCAACGATTTCTTCCTGCGGCTTGGGTGGGACATAACCTGTCTGGCGACCTTCCAATTTACCGGCAAAATTGTTTTCCGGCACAGCCACTTCCATAGTGGTATGATCATACGGCACATTAATTTTAATCATATAAATTCCCCTTTATGAATAAATTAGGTTTCATAATTCCCGGGTTCATATCCGGTCATACTTCATGTTGAACCTTAGTGCGACTTCGTATCGCAACTTGACCTAAATTTAGCACGAAAAATAATTGCCGGTTAGCTCAAAAAATGCTAACATTTGTTAATAACGCATGTGCGCGAAAACTATGACTGAGAGAAAGATTTCCCATGAAAAGTGAATATCTGATAAACTTTCTGAATGAAAAAAATATTCCCCTTGTTACCAAGAAACGAAAAACGTATATAACTTATGCCGGTTTTGATCAGCAATATACCTATGTGTTGAAAGACGGCATTATCAAGATAAGCATAACTCAACAAGACGGGCGAAATTTCAATATAGATTATATACAGGGACCAGATATAGTGTCGATCATGCGCGATGAAGTTAGTGCATTTACTGCTTCTCCGTTCACCATTAGAGTTGAGTCAGAGATGGCAAGCTTTTATACAGTGCCGCGCGTTCTTTTTTGGCAATATGTAAACAATGACCGACACTTGCAGGCTTATATAAAAGAGTATTATCGGCGCAATTTATCGCGTTCCCTGCGTCGGGCCCAATTGATGATTATGAACGGTAAAACGGGAGCAGTTTGTGCGTTTATATATGATTTGGTACAAAATTTCGGGCATCGGGTGGCGCAAGGTTATTTGGTTGATTTCCAAGTTACCAATGAGGATATAGGCGGTTTTTGCGGCATCTCAACCTCGAACTCGGTCAATAGGATATTGCATAAATTGAAGGAAGAACAGGTCATTGAAATGGATAATCAAAAAATTCTGGTCAAAGATCCTGACTATATCAAGCAGTTCGTTCTCTGATAAGCAGTTCACTGCTCGTCAACCAAAAAGCTTGACAGGTTCGCCATAGCTGCTATAATTAATGAGCATGGAATTTGACGCCTTATTAAAAAAAGATTTGACGGTCACCTCGCTGTTTGATTTTTACGGCGAACTTTTGCCGCCCGAAACCAAAGAGATCTTGCACCTCAAGTATGAAGAAGATTTTTCATACAGCGAGATAGCCGAGCATTTGTCTATATCGCGTCAAGCGGTACATTTACGCCTACAGCGGGCAGTGCAAAAACTTTGGGAGTGTGAAACCGCTTTACACGGCATACAGCGTTGGCAAGAACGCCAAGCTAAGTATATGGCGGCGGAACGCGCATTGCAGGCGGCTGATTACGAGGAGACACGCCGAATTTTGCGTGAGTTGGAAGCAACGGATGCGTAAGCGAAGCGATTGGCTCAGGCAAGCGACAGTCCGATAGAACGAGACAGACATAGCCATAGACTTAGAATTAACTTTGCTATGTGTAGTCCGTAGTTGTAAACAGGCACACCGTGGCCTGATGTAGATGGATATTATTTAACTGAACTTTCAGGAATATGCGATCGCGATCAGCGAAAGCATTTTCTCACATGAGGAGCGTATTAGGAGCGTATGGCAATTTTTGCAAGCCTATCTGACAAGTTGCAGGCGATAACCGCCAAAATAGGACGACAATCTCGCATTACCGAAGCTGATTTAAAGACGATGATGCGCGAAATACGCTTGGCACTTTTGGAAGCCGATGTCAATTATCAAGTGGTGAAAAATCTTATAGCTGAGATAAGCGAAGCGGCTAAAGGCGAAGCGGTAATGCAAAGCCTTACTCCAGGACAACAAATTGTTAAAATCGTCCATGAGTCACTAATTGAACTTCTCAGCGTTGGTGAAACGAAGCTCAAAGTCAATCCTTCCGGCTTCACCGTGATAATGTTGTACGGCTTGCAAGGTTCCGGTAAAACAACTACGGCGGCCAAATTGGGCAAAATCCTGAAAAGCCGTGGCAAAAAACCGCTAGTTACTTCGGTAGACACACATCGGCCGGCCGCAGCCGAACAGCTGAACATTCTATGCGACAAGATTCAGGTACCGTGCTACATAAATCCGCCGGAAAAACATGCGGCTAAGATTGCCCGGGAAGCGGTCGAACGCGCCAAATATTTGCTTTGCGACACGTTAATTGTCGATACGGCTGGGCGGATGACGATTGATGAAGAACTGATGCAGGAACTTAAAGAACTGGAAAACACGGTAAAACCGGACGAACGGCTGCTGATCGTAGATTCTATGATCGGGCAGGAAGCGGTCAATATAGCTCTGGAATTTGAACGACAAATCGGCCTTGACGGTTTCATCATGACCAAACTGGATGGTGATGCTAGAGGCGGTGCAGCTCTTTCAATAAGCAAAATGACTGAAAAACCGATCAAATTCATCTGTACAGGCGAAAAAACGGATGCAATCGAAGAATTCCATCCTGATCGTCTGGCCTCCCGCATTTTGGGAATGGGTGATGTCCTGACATTGATTGAAAATGCTACCCGAAACATCGATCAGGATTCGGTTGATAAAATGCTGGGACGTTTACAGCAAAATAAATTTTCCCTGCAGGATATGTTGGACCAGCTCTTGCAAGTCAAAAAGATGGGAAGCGTAAAAGACATTATCGGAATGTTGCCGGGGATTAAGCCGGGACAGCTCGATGATAAAAATATCGATGATAAGGTCATCGATCGTAACATTGCCATTATCAGGTCCATGACCAAAAAAGAAAGGGCCAATGTCAATCTGCTGAATGCCTCACGCCGTAAGCGTATTGCTCGGGGCTCTGGCACAACGGTGCAGGAAGTAAATAGAATAGTAAAACAATTTGAAGAAACACAGAAAGTTATGAAACAATTTGGTGGATTCAACGGTAAAAAGCGTAGTCTGAGTCGGCTTATGCAGATGGGACGGGGCGGATTCCCTTTTTAACGTAGAATATATATTTTTTTAAATAGCCGGAGGTTAATATGGCAGTAAAAATTAGATTAAAAAGAATCGGTGCAAAGAAAACACCGCATTATCGTGTTGTTGTTGCAGATTCACGCTATCCGCGCGATGGCCGTTTCATCGAAGAAATTGGCATCTACAATCCTTTGATGGATCCCGCTGAAGTGAGAATCAATGTCGAAGCTGCACAAAAATGGTTGAAAAACGGTGCCCAACCTACCG
This is a stretch of genomic DNA from Mageeibacillus indolicus UPII9-5. It encodes these proteins:
- a CDS encoding FtsX-like permease family protein, encoding MFNPINKRIYRQVKLYPGKVLMVFMAIVFLVVFASSFFTAQDSAKHLYYRQLSDGKVEDGEFTVLDKLTDVARERLRSENITLYENFYREVNLPDNKCLRVFINRQGINEAQILNGRLAEAADEIAVDGNYARANGLVLGDEIKTEGGVFKLVGTVSIPDYSSVLKRRADLVMDTGYFGLGFVSRDGWAALKGGLLKYVYAYHTAIKLDKYAAADKLKSVVQEVSKDNLVLDAVTRYDNKCITYLMDDMDGDVPTIMLTIIILFVAIAFISAVQIKSLVEEEAPVIGTLLAMGYTRRELTLNYMAMPVGVAVAAAVIGNLLAYGYLYHVYVDLYYQSFNLPNFEARLTARSFLLTTLIPTVIYLVINFAVIWHSLRFSPLAFLRRNLHKYSYKSWFSLRHRAFLSKVRLRMLFDNKLNLAALLIGIFIADLLLMYGLAARPGFDFYTKSMQEDMKYNYATLVRQPELHVEAEQATWVTAEMTKFENRKISLYGVGENSRYALEGYKDLAMNEAIASDGLLKRFRLSPGDKLSIREPYNNKIVVLTLKRAEPHTIALQLVLRQVDLNRILGVQPNYFNTYFSDKKLSVDPENLVTQIDRNEMAKFMEHFMNSFGIAFDMIKVIGVVFFLIITLIISGVIIDKARQNLAYLKIFGFSNAEIAGIYIYPVLVLLIIYQILLFPFLRMAVRKIIYFSMIKLDAYIDVPIPFNVIFTVIGLSVGVFFMVQLVQNLHLRRINMVESLKTLNG
- the larA gene encoding nickel-dependent lactate racemase, whose protein sequence is MIKINVPYDHTTMEVAVPENNFAGKLEGRQTGYVPPKPQEEIVEDSLNNPIGSETLETLAKGKKDIVIISSDHTRPVPSKIIMPIILRHIRKSNPTARIRILVATGFHRPSTREELINKYGIEIVDHEEIVMHVSTDDSSMVKIGTLPSGGACIINKVAAEADLLIAEGFIEAHFFAGFSGGRKAVLPGVASYKTIMANHSGEFIDDCHSRTGIIDHNLIHEDMLYAARKANLVFIVNVVLNGKHEIIGSFAGDLDKAHKSGCNFVRQLASVKRIPCDIAVTTNGGAPLDQNIYQAVKGMTAAEATVHEGGVIISVAACGDGHGGEGFYHNIADVKEAKEFLEKAINTPRLDTVPDQWTSQIFARILSKYHVILVSDKVDPKLVTALHMEPAVNVAEALDKAFKIMGDDAKVAVIPDGLGVIVEQ
- the nox gene encoding H2O-forming NADH oxidase; protein product: MGKKVVIIGANHAGTAATNQLLSLKDGSQVTVLDRNSNISFLGCGMALWIGHQISCGDGLFYSNKAALEAAGATVKMETEVTSVDYANKKVFYTTKDGQKGEESYDKLILSTGSLPVIPPIPGLDLPYIQKAKLYQDAKLAVDQIKNDPSIKKVTVVGAGYIGAELAEAYERQGKEVVLIDALDRILGTHFDRDFSNVMAERLKSHGIKLALGEKVQRFEGEGRVQRVVTDKGVYDTDLVMMCIGFRPNNELAKGHLDLFVNGAIKVNKRQETSMPDVYAIGDCATVFDNSINDTNYIALATNAVRSGLVAALNVGGVAIESTGVQGSSGLCLYGLKMVCTGQTVETAAKHGIEAKMTEFEAQQKPAFMDEVGPNPNVKIRIVYRADNRQVIGAQLMSEYDMSATIHMFSLAIQEHVTIDRIALLDIFFMPHFNMPYNYITMAALSAK
- the ffh gene encoding signal recognition particle protein, which encodes MAIFASLSDKLQAITAKIGRQSRITEADLKTMMREIRLALLEADVNYQVVKNLIAEISEAAKGEAVMQSLTPGQQIVKIVHESLIELLSVGETKLKVNPSGFTVIMLYGLQGSGKTTTAAKLGKILKSRGKKPLVTSVDTHRPAAAEQLNILCDKIQVPCYINPPEKHAAKIAREAVERAKYLLCDTLIVDTAGRMTIDEELMQELKELENTVKPDERLLIVDSMIGQEAVNIALEFERQIGLDGFIMTKLDGDARGGAALSISKMTEKPIKFICTGEKTDAIEEFHPDRLASRILGMGDVLTLIENATRNIDQDSVDKMLGRLQQNKFSLQDMLDQLLQVKKMGSVKDIIGMLPGIKPGQLDDKNIDDKVIDRNIAIIRSMTKKERANVNLLNASRRKRIARGSGTTVQEVNRIVKQFEETQKVMKQFGGFNGKKRSLSRLMQMGRGGFPF
- a CDS encoding sigma factor-like helix-turn-helix DNA-binding protein, yielding MSMEFDALLKKDLTVTSLFDFYGELLPPETKEILHLKYEEDFSYSEIAEHLSISRQAVHLRLQRAVQKLWECETALHGIQRWQERQAKYMAAERALQAADYEETRRILRELEATDA
- the larD gene encoding D/L-lactic acid transporter LarD, with the protein product MFSKLIAEFLGTALMIVFGVGVHCDEVLNKTKYQGSGHLFAITTWGFGITIALIIFGDVCINPAMALAQAILGLIPWAYFVPYVIAEMAGGVFGALIVYVMYKDHFDASGDIDPIRVRNIFSTNPNIRNLPRNFFVEAFATFVFLSSIFAIVKNAAVYIPIAVGLLVWAIGMGLGGPTGFAMNPARDLGPRLAYSLVPIKNRTNNDWQYGLLIPGIAPYVGAACAALFAKFYLGM
- the rpsP gene encoding 30S ribosomal protein S16 encodes the protein MAVKIRLKRIGAKKTPHYRVVVADSRYPRDGRFIEEIGIYNPLMDPAEVRINVEAAQKWLKNGAQPTDTVRALLKKTGAIQ
- a CDS encoding ABC transporter ATP-binding protein, yielding MLQAYQVGLNVIKISNLHKSYGRQSAKIEVLKGIDLAVPDGKILCVLGPSGSGKSTLLNILGGIETIDAGEVEMDNTKLNKLSKRELELYRRHSLGFIFQFYNLISNLNVMENIEVGKFLAREPLETNTLLEELGLTEHKYKYPNQISGGQAQRTSIGRAIIKRPKLLICDEPTGALDYASAKDVLMLIEKLNCIYGTTVVIATHNVQIAKMCDLVLSLHSGEVKEFWENNAKIKAKDVTW
- a CDS encoding Crp/Fnr family transcriptional regulator, whose amino-acid sequence is MKSEYLINFLNEKNIPLVTKKRKTYITYAGFDQQYTYVLKDGIIKISITQQDGRNFNIDYIQGPDIVSIMRDEVSAFTASPFTIRVESEMASFYTVPRVLFWQYVNNDRHLQAYIKEYYRRNLSRSLRRAQLMIMNGKTGAVCAFIYDLVQNFGHRVAQGYLVDFQVTNEDIGGFCGISTSNSVNRILHKLKEEQVIEMDNQKILVKDPDYIKQFVL